Proteins found in one Anopheles aquasalis chromosome 3, idAnoAquaMG_Q_19, whole genome shotgun sequence genomic segment:
- the LOC126576528 gene encoding uncharacterized protein LOC126576528 has protein sequence MNLSQLLAKYSEFNEVNDDLFVYLDRLLENAFEIHKRTKVATAELRKLELQLTTRKQPGKSASPASSPVKKRKIRSTESSFSARKENVSAVVEDSHIFPCKSDPESSVGGWSVLEQNIIDPEESFFASSQSPHKKEALSVSSETARNNASNRVSSPVVAVKISPPQSKGKWEGSLLRKSMLGSSVTSVSSVDEIKASPAASSSPTVAGSKWASKKFPIDNTAAPKHEHTPISVKRFFSLCESPHRLRQTKLSFTETSVNRAIKKTVVSKKPIEDDSWMVDFVVPTPPSTEHKGKLARSWRNKKQSTMLPKADHSATVNKCALNLAADAITAKRASSHEVGLTDVDRTFYAGADGESKQLAASSLKTKIKPEPPSQLEHNTVTSDFSKPNKKDARLPNGVSNKDISDVVLVQPSSQESIISLRDSPAPDGDMASLKEQHGQHNQTFETAPNNSKTDIWDDPVNEVAPLQRSKSDQSSDDDALCVDCKKMFKFHKNRGRSDETIRFKLPKNCRSCRMFQLHHTPPDFWNPDFLPSQ, from the exons ATGAATTTAAGCCAGTTGTTAGCCAAGTATAGCGAGTTTAATGAAGTgaatgatgatttgtttgtttatctcGATCGGCTTCTTGAAAATGCCTTCG AAATACACAAAAGGACGAAGGTGGCCACGGCTGAATTGCGGAAGCTTGAACTGCAACTAACGACTCGGAAACAGCCTGGTAAATCGGCGAGTCCCGCTTCTTCTCCGGTAAAGAAGCGCAAGATTCGATCCACCGAATCATCGTTCAGTGCACGCAAAGAGAATGTATCGGCTGTTGTGGAAGATTCTCACATATTTCCTTGCAAATCGGATCCGGAATCATCCGTTGGCGGGTGGTCCGTTCTTGAGCAGAATATAATCGATCCGGAAGAGTCCTTTTTTGCCTCTTCGCAAAGTCCGCACAAAAAAGAAGCGCTCTCCGTGTCAAGTGAAACGGCTCGCAATAACGCTTCAAATCGAGTATCATCGCCCGTCGTAGCTGTGAAGATAAGTCCCCCGCAAAGCAAGGGCAAATGGGAGGGAAGCCTGTTGCGGAAAAGTATGCTGGGAAGCAGCGTGACTAGCGTAAGCTCTGTGGATGAAATCAAAGCAAGCCCTGCGGCATCTTCCAGCCCAACGGTTGCCGGAAGCAAATGGGCATCGAAGAAGTTTCCCATCGATAATACCGCTGCTCCCAAGCATGAACATACTCCAATCAGTGTGAAACGTTTCTTTTCGTTGTGCGAAAGTCCTCACCGTCTGCGTCAGACTAAGCTATCCTTTACCGAGACGTCTGTTAATCGTGCCATTAAGAAAACTGTAGTTTCGAAAAAGCCAATAGAGGATGACTCTTGGATGGTTGATTTTGTCGTCCCCACGCCACCTTCCACAGAGCATAAAGGTAAATTGGCACGAAGCTGGAGAAATAAAAAGCAGTCGACGATGCTGCCAAAGGCAGACCATTCGGCAACGGTCAATAAATGCGCCTTAAACTTAGCAGCGGATGCAATCACAGCTAAGCGGGCAAGTAGCCATGAAGTCGGCTTAACCGATGTCGACCGAACGTTCTACGCAGGAGCGGATGGTGAAAGCAAGCAACTGGCCGCCAGCTCcttgaaaacgaaaatcaaacCAGAACCACCATCGCAGCTGGAACACAACACAGTTACCTCTGATTTCAGCAAACCCAACAAGAAGGATGCTCGGTTGCCTAATGGCGTTTCGAACAAGGATATTAGTGACGTTGTGTTAGTGCAACCATCCAGCCAAGAATCGATTATTAGCCTGAGAGATTCGCCAGCACCCGATGGTGACATGGCATCACTAAAGGAGCAACATGGACAACATAATCAAACATTTGAAACAGCACCGAATAACTCAAAGACGGACATTTG GGATGATCCGGTAAATGAAGTTGCACCTTTACAGCGATCAAAGTCTGACCAATCTTCAGACGATGATGCGCTGTGCGTCgattgtaaaaaaatgtttaaatttcataaaaatcgtGGCAGATCAGATGAAACCATACGATTTAAGTTGCCAAAAAATTGTCGCAGTTGCCGAATGTTCCAGCTACATCATACACCTCCAGACTTTTGGAATCCGGATTTTCTTCCCTCGCAATAA